The following nucleotide sequence is from Verrucomicrobiota bacterium.
GACGCCCTGGGAGTGTTCCCCCAGAATTGTCCCCAGTATGTGGGGGAGTTGCTACGAGTCGCCGACCTGGATGGGGATGAACTCGTGAAGGTAGACGGAGAAAAATCATCGCTCCGAGCGGTCCTGTCCCGTAACCTCGACGTAACGAACCTCTCGAAGCCGATGCTGGAGAAGTATCAGGAGAAAGCTCAGAGCGATAAGCTGGCAAAGCTATTGGAAACGGGTGGGGACGAGTTGAAGGATTATCTTTGGGGGCGCCAGATTGTAGATGTCCTTGAGGACTTCCCGATCCGAGGCCTTGGACCGCAGGACTTGGCAGACCTGTTTCGCAAGCTTCCCCCGAGGCTCTACTCGATTGCCTCCAGCTTGAAAGCGCATCCGGATGAAGTTCATTTGACGGTGGCAGCGGTTCGCTACAACACCCACGGAAAAGCTCGGAAGGGAGTCTGCTCGACCTATTTCGCGGATTTGATTGAGCGTGGAGATACGTCTCCGGTTTATTTCCACACCAACAAAAACTTCCGCTTGCCAGACAACCCGGACACCCCCGTGATTATGGTCGGGCCGGGAACCGGTGTAGCACCCTTTCGTGCCTTTGTAGAGGAGCGGTTGGAATCCGGTGCCAAAGGGAAAAACTGGTTGTTCTTCGGCGATCAGCACTTCCAAAGCGATTTTCTCTATCAGCTGGAATGGCAGGACTACCTCAAGCAAGGGGTGCTCTCCCAGATGGATATTGCCTTCTCTCGTGACACCCCCGAAAAGGTCTACGTTCAGCACAAAATGAAGGAGAAAGCAAAAGAGCTTTACGCATGGCTTGAAGAAGGCGCGCACTTTTACGTCTGCGGAGATGCTTCGCGGATGGCGAAGGATGTGGCTACTGCCCTTCACGAAGTAGTCGCTGAAGAGGGTGGCCTCTCGGAAGACGATGCCGCGGCCTACGTGAAAACAATGAAGAAGGAAAAGCGTTACCAACAGGACGTTTATTGAGAGGCGTCCTTTTCACCGAAGTCTATGAGCAATCTGATCGAAGGCAGCAACTTCCACCAGAATGAGTCTATCAAGGAGAATAGTCGGTTCCTGCGTGGAACGATTCTCGAAGGTTTGGCGGATGAGGTGACGGGTTGTCTGGCTGCGGATGATACCCAGCTGACCAAGTTTCATGGGATCTACCAACAGGACGACCGGGATGCTCGCGCCGAACGTCGACGGAAAAAGTTGGAGAAGGCCTATAGCTTCATGATTCGGGTAAGGGTGCCCGGTGGAGTGTGCACGCCGCATCAGTGGCTCGAGATGGATAGGATTGCGCGCACCTACGCGAGTGGAGCGATAAAGTTGACTACCCGGCAAGCCTTCCAGTTCCACGGGGTGATCAAGAGCGTGTTGAAGCGCACGATGCGCGAGATCAACGACTCCCTTTTGGACACGATCGCGGCCTG
It contains:
- a CDS encoding assimilatory sulfite reductase (NADPH) flavoprotein subunit; protein product: MSDSNSQPLPPSPLTPEHQQALSSLASSSSPEQIAWMSGYLAGLLGATGSVPAAAPAAASQAKVPLTIVYATESGNAESLADEAKKQTSKKGFASKIVDMGEIEPSDLVENENVLVIASTWGEGDPPDRATGFYDKLLNEDAPRLEKTRFSVLSLGDTSYEHFCKFGKDLDTRFEQLGGQRFHPRTDCDVEFEEPFQKWLDGAVDTLLKDVGAPSPVEVSVSAGAQIPSIAEPYTKKNPFPSPLLERVNLNGKGSAKETWHLEFSLEGSGLSYEPGDALGVFPQNCPQYVGELLRVADLDGDELVKVDGEKSSLRAVLSRNLDVTNLSKPMLEKYQEKAQSDKLAKLLETGGDELKDYLWGRQIVDVLEDFPIRGLGPQDLADLFRKLPPRLYSIASSLKAHPDEVHLTVAAVRYNTHGKARKGVCSTYFADLIERGDTSPVYFHTNKNFRLPDNPDTPVIMVGPGTGVAPFRAFVEERLESGAKGKNWLFFGDQHFQSDFLYQLEWQDYLKQGVLSQMDIAFSRDTPEKVYVQHKMKEKAKELYAWLEEGAHFYVCGDASRMAKDVATALHEVVAEEGGLSEDDAAAYVKTMKKEKRYQQDVY